From Microbacterium sp. YJN-G, a single genomic window includes:
- a CDS encoding NAD(P)-binding domain-containing protein, which translates to MSELPVVVIGAGPQGLAAAAHLTERGLDAIVVERGASAGAAVTEWGHVRLFSAWPELTDAAARRLLEPTGWAAPESGYPTGAEWVAGYLAPLGAALGERILYGTTVTGIARQGRDKVVDSGRKGQPFVVHTVDQDGRDGRILARAVIDASGTWTLPNPAGADGLLAVGEAAAAERVSYRIPDDVSELAGSHVVVIGAGHSATHAVLRLSELARREPGTRVTWLLRRGSTASVFGGGAGDELPERAALGSRARKVIEAGVVDVVTGFRVTEFQHDGDVLTLLAEDGRDVTGVAHVFALTGFRPDTSILRELRIALDPVLDAVAGIAAEIDPNIHSCGSVGATGARQLVQPEQGFFIVGAKSYGRAPTFLALTGYEQVRSVVAHLAGDHEAAERNELVLPDTGVCGGAGGFDAEGSGCCAAPAVLQIGERPVSVG; encoded by the coding sequence ATGTCCGAGCTTCCTGTCGTCGTCATCGGTGCCGGCCCGCAGGGCCTGGCGGCAGCCGCCCACCTGACCGAGCGCGGTCTTGACGCGATCGTCGTCGAACGCGGAGCGTCAGCCGGTGCAGCGGTGACCGAGTGGGGGCACGTGCGCCTGTTCTCCGCCTGGCCGGAGCTGACGGATGCGGCGGCCCGACGCCTGCTGGAGCCGACAGGCTGGGCCGCGCCGGAGAGCGGATACCCGACCGGCGCCGAGTGGGTGGCCGGCTACCTCGCGCCGCTCGGCGCGGCACTGGGGGAGCGGATCCTGTACGGCACGACGGTGACGGGCATCGCGCGACAGGGACGCGACAAGGTGGTCGACAGCGGCCGCAAGGGTCAGCCGTTCGTCGTGCACACCGTCGACCAGGACGGTCGTGATGGCCGGATCCTCGCGCGTGCGGTCATCGACGCGAGCGGCACCTGGACCCTCCCGAACCCGGCGGGCGCCGATGGCCTCCTGGCCGTCGGCGAGGCCGCAGCCGCCGAGCGTGTCTCCTACCGCATCCCCGATGACGTGTCCGAACTCGCCGGCTCCCACGTCGTCGTGATCGGGGCAGGGCACTCCGCGACGCATGCCGTGCTGCGCCTGAGCGAACTGGCTCGTCGCGAACCCGGAACCCGCGTGACCTGGCTGCTGCGCCGAGGCAGCACCGCGAGCGTGTTCGGCGGAGGCGCGGGCGATGAGCTTCCCGAACGGGCCGCGCTCGGCTCACGTGCGCGAAAGGTGATCGAGGCGGGTGTCGTCGACGTGGTCACCGGATTCCGGGTCACCGAATTCCAGCACGACGGCGACGTGCTGACGCTCCTCGCCGAAGACGGTCGCGACGTCACCGGCGTCGCGCATGTCTTCGCTCTCACAGGCTTCCGTCCCGACACCAGCATCCTCCGTGAGCTGCGCATCGCGCTCGATCCGGTCCTGGATGCCGTCGCCGGGATCGCCGCCGAGATCGATCCGAACATCCACTCGTGCGGGTCGGTCGGTGCGACGGGCGCTCGCCAGCTCGTCCAGCCCGAGCAGGGGTTCTTCATCGTCGGCGCCAAATCGTACGGCCGCGCCCCGACGTTCCTCGCGCTCACCGGCTACGAGCAGGTGCGCAGCGTCGTCGCCCACCTCGCCGGGGACCACGAGGCGGCCGAGCGCAACGAGCTCGTGCTCCCTGACACCGGTGTCTGCGGCGGAGCCGGCGGTTTCGACGCCGAGGGGAGCGGATGCTGCGCTGCGCCGGCCGTGCTGCAGATCGGAGAGCGACCCGTCTCCGTCGGCTGA
- a CDS encoding DUF6350 family protein — translation MQRLVVVLLAALDAAIAAAVGLAVVLAPLTVLWVLAFGVSADWGALWPASGTLWQFGHGVPLQVVLPDELLANLGIAKEAATFAVSVPPLALLLFTLLFAVRSGRRAAVAGAWITGVASGAVAFAGISALVGLTAQSGVLRVPVAAAIALPASVYLVGLLAGAVKHAWSDGDDNGPIDRLHDVIDGWGDWAPVTAESLRGAAVAVVALFGTAAVGLAAMTFLRGGEVIALFEAARVDGLGATMLTLAHLLYLPTLLIWTASWIAGPGFALGAGTAVSPAGTELGVVPGIPVLGLVPENASMWMLVCVLVPIGCGALAGWMVRSRLVWEGTGERIAVRAVIAGGIAALSAGVAALAAVLASGSIGPGRLAETGPDAGQLALAVGIEVLIGCGILLLAPRHRDELAEERTDRWHEEMSALGTPVD, via the coding sequence ATGCAGCGTCTCGTCGTCGTCCTCCTCGCCGCCCTCGACGCCGCCATCGCGGCGGCCGTCGGGCTGGCCGTCGTGCTCGCGCCGCTCACCGTGCTGTGGGTGCTGGCGTTCGGCGTGAGCGCCGACTGGGGTGCGCTGTGGCCCGCCAGCGGCACACTCTGGCAGTTCGGGCACGGGGTGCCACTGCAGGTCGTGCTGCCCGACGAGCTGCTCGCGAACCTCGGCATCGCGAAGGAGGCGGCCACTTTCGCCGTCTCGGTGCCGCCGCTGGCCCTCCTGCTGTTCACGCTGCTGTTCGCCGTGCGCTCGGGTCGCCGTGCGGCCGTCGCCGGAGCCTGGATCACGGGCGTCGCCTCCGGCGCCGTGGCCTTCGCCGGAATCTCGGCCCTCGTCGGCCTCACCGCGCAGTCCGGTGTACTGCGGGTTCCGGTCGCAGCAGCCATAGCCCTGCCGGCATCCGTCTACCTCGTCGGCCTGCTGGCCGGGGCGGTGAAGCACGCCTGGTCGGACGGCGACGACAACGGCCCCATCGACCGGCTGCACGACGTCATCGACGGATGGGGTGACTGGGCGCCGGTCACGGCGGAGTCGCTGCGCGGTGCGGCGGTCGCCGTGGTCGCGCTGTTCGGCACCGCGGCCGTCGGGCTGGCGGCGATGACGTTCCTGCGCGGCGGCGAGGTGATCGCCCTGTTCGAAGCGGCACGTGTCGACGGCCTCGGAGCGACGATGCTCACCCTCGCGCACCTGCTCTACCTGCCGACCCTGCTCATCTGGACGGCGAGCTGGATCGCGGGCCCCGGGTTCGCGCTCGGTGCCGGCACCGCCGTGTCGCCCGCGGGCACCGAACTCGGCGTGGTCCCCGGCATCCCCGTGCTCGGGCTGGTGCCCGAGAACGCATCGATGTGGATGCTGGTGTGCGTGCTCGTGCCGATCGGATGCGGCGCGCTGGCCGGCTGGATGGTGCGCTCCCGGCTGGTCTGGGAGGGCACGGGGGAGCGGATCGCCGTGCGCGCGGTCATCGCGGGCGGCATCGCCGCGCTCTCGGCGGGCGTCGCCGCGCTCGCCGCGGTGCTGGCATCCGGATCCATCGGTCCTGGTCGCCTCGCCGAGACCGGTCCCGACGCCGGTCAGCTGGCGCTCGCCGTCGGCATCGAGGTGCTCATCGGCTGCGGCATCCTGCTGCTGGCGCCCCGCCACCGGGACGAGCTCGCCGAGGAGCGCACCGACCGCTGGCATGAAGAGATGTCGGCCCTCGGCACCCCGGTAGACTGA
- a CDS encoding TetR/AcrR family transcriptional regulator — protein sequence MPRASAADAAATAHRILQTATEHFAAHGYADASVDDIARAAEVTRGAVYHHFTSKPLLFAAVAAQLQTAVAETIETATRHSSPETALRDGSHAFLDAITHGASARVLLVDGPAVLGWEQWRKLDTEGPEQELRTGLREAGIPAALLDPLATALSGAMNELALWLAARPGDAAARRHAHGALDRLLDAIAARG from the coding sequence ATGCCCCGAGCCTCCGCCGCGGATGCCGCCGCCACGGCGCACCGCATCCTCCAGACCGCGACCGAGCATTTCGCCGCGCACGGGTATGCGGACGCCTCTGTGGACGACATCGCACGAGCCGCGGAGGTGACCCGGGGCGCCGTCTACCACCACTTCACGTCGAAACCACTGCTGTTCGCCGCGGTCGCGGCGCAGCTGCAGACGGCCGTGGCCGAGACGATCGAAACCGCCACCCGGCACTCCTCCCCCGAGACCGCCCTGCGCGACGGCAGCCACGCGTTCCTCGACGCCATCACCCACGGCGCTTCCGCGCGCGTGCTGCTCGTCGACGGGCCGGCCGTGCTGGGCTGGGAGCAGTGGCGGAAGCTCGATACGGAGGGCCCTGAGCAGGAGCTGCGCACCGGGCTGCGCGAGGCGGGCATCCCTGCCGCTCTGCTCGATCCGCTCGCGACCGCCCTGTCTGGCGCCATGAACGAACTCGCCCTGTGGCTGGCCGCTCGCCCCGGCGACGCAGCCGCCCGCAGACACGCTCACGGGGCGCTCGACCGGCTGCTCGACGCGATCGCCGCGCGAGGCTGA
- a CDS encoding MBL fold metallo-hydrolase, with protein sequence MTARMTFTLVGGPTAVIEYAGLRLLTDPTFDPPGSYEGGVTLHKLTGPALGPDEVGGIDAVLLSHDQHPDNLDDAGREFLSRAGVVLSTPDAASRIDGVIGLEPWQSHMLGEVEITAMPALHGPEGAEALSGMVTGFLLRALGHPVVYISGDNASVALVAEIVVRVDAVDVAVLFAGAANVGRFGDSDLTLNARTAVAAARALGEAVIIPAHADGWHHFSETRERLVREFGYAGLAERLRVPVHGEPLTV encoded by the coding sequence ATGACGGCACGGATGACATTCACGCTGGTGGGCGGCCCGACCGCCGTGATCGAGTACGCCGGGCTGCGCCTGCTCACCGATCCGACCTTCGATCCGCCGGGCAGCTACGAGGGCGGCGTCACGCTGCACAAGCTGACCGGCCCCGCCCTCGGCCCTGATGAGGTCGGCGGCATCGACGCGGTGCTGCTCTCGCATGATCAGCATCCGGACAATCTCGACGATGCCGGCCGCGAGTTCCTCTCGCGAGCCGGCGTCGTGCTCTCCACTCCCGATGCCGCGTCCAGGATCGACGGCGTCATCGGACTCGAGCCGTGGCAGAGTCACATGCTCGGCGAGGTCGAGATCACCGCGATGCCCGCGCTGCACGGCCCCGAGGGCGCCGAGGCCCTCTCGGGCATGGTCACAGGATTCCTGCTGCGCGCACTCGGTCATCCCGTCGTCTACATCTCCGGCGACAACGCCTCGGTCGCGCTGGTCGCCGAGATCGTCGTGCGGGTGGATGCCGTCGACGTCGCGGTGCTGTTCGCGGGCGCAGCGAATGTCGGCCGCTTCGGCGACAGCGACCTGACACTCAACGCCCGCACCGCGGTCGCCGCTGCGCGGGCGCTCGGCGAAGCCGTCATCATCCCTGCGCACGCCGACGGCTGGCATCACTTCTCGGAGACCCGTGAGCGGCTCGTGCGCGAATTCGGGTACGCCGGACTGGCGGAGCGGCTGCGTGTGCCCGTGCACGGCGAACCGCTGACGGTCTGA
- a CDS encoding TetR/AcrR family transcriptional regulator: MQQPTQLRTGVVAAALELFDRQGFEATSVEQIAKAAGVSRSTFFRQFGGKEDVVFTDHEALIDELRTFLDEPHDDPWAAVCEASERVFSHFARDPDLARRRYEIVRQVPVLRAREIVTVFRYERLFDEYLRTALPGIAPIDAVGFSALVTAVHNHVLRQLLRGTRVPVTTLRAALEDVRRRYGVLPGGSEPALDDVVVAVFPRSMPIAEMSRRVQAELS; the protein is encoded by the coding sequence ATGCAGCAACCGACTCAGCTTCGGACCGGCGTCGTGGCCGCAGCTCTGGAGCTCTTCGACAGGCAGGGGTTCGAGGCGACCTCGGTCGAGCAGATCGCGAAGGCCGCCGGTGTCTCGCGCTCCACCTTCTTCCGCCAGTTCGGCGGCAAGGAGGATGTCGTCTTCACCGACCACGAGGCGCTCATCGACGAGCTGCGCACCTTCCTCGACGAGCCGCACGACGACCCGTGGGCCGCGGTGTGCGAGGCCTCCGAGCGGGTGTTCTCGCACTTCGCCCGTGACCCCGACCTCGCCCGCCGTCGTTATGAGATCGTGCGTCAGGTGCCGGTGCTGCGCGCCCGCGAGATCGTCACGGTGTTCCGCTACGAGCGCCTGTTCGACGAGTACCTGCGCACCGCGCTGCCGGGCATCGCGCCGATCGACGCGGTCGGCTTCTCGGCGCTGGTCACGGCCGTGCACAACCACGTGCTGCGTCAGCTGCTGCGCGGCACGCGCGTGCCGGTGACGACGCTGCGCGCCGCGCTCGAGGACGTGCGACGCCGCTACGGCGTGCTGCCGGGCGGGTCGGAGCCGGCGCTGGACGACGTCGTGGTCGCGGTGTTCCCCCGGTCGATGCCGATCGCCGAGATGTCGCGCCGGGTGCAGGCCGAGCTGTCCTGA
- the sucD gene encoding succinate--CoA ligase subunit alpha, with product MSIYLNKDSKVIVQGITGGEGTKHTALMLKAGTNIVGGVNARKAGTTVTHEKPHEGEVELPVFASVAEAIQKTGADVSVAFVPPKFAKDAMIEAIDAEIPLLVVITEGIPVGDSAEAWAYAKSKGNKTRIIGPNCPGIITPGEALAGITPANITGSGPIGLVSKSGTLTYQMMFELKDIGFSTAIGIGGDPVIGTTHIDALAAFEADPDTKAIVMIGEIGGDAEERAAEYIKAHVTKPVVGYVAGFTAPEGKTMGHAGAIVSGSAGTAQAKKEALEAAGVKVGKTPSETAELMRAIVEAL from the coding sequence ATGTCGATCTACCTCAACAAGGACTCCAAGGTCATCGTCCAGGGCATCACCGGAGGCGAGGGCACCAAGCACACCGCGCTGATGCTGAAGGCCGGTACGAACATCGTCGGCGGCGTGAACGCCCGCAAGGCCGGCACGACCGTCACGCACGAGAAGCCGCACGAGGGCGAGGTCGAGCTGCCCGTCTTCGCTTCGGTCGCCGAAGCGATCCAGAAGACCGGCGCCGACGTGTCGGTGGCGTTCGTGCCCCCGAAGTTCGCCAAGGACGCGATGATCGAGGCCATCGACGCCGAGATCCCGCTGCTCGTGGTCATCACCGAGGGCATCCCGGTGGGCGACAGCGCCGAGGCGTGGGCGTACGCGAAGTCCAAGGGCAACAAGACCCGCATCATCGGGCCGAACTGCCCCGGCATCATCACCCCCGGTGAGGCGCTGGCCGGCATCACCCCCGCCAACATCACCGGCTCCGGCCCGATCGGCCTGGTGTCGAAGTCGGGCACGCTGACCTACCAGATGATGTTCGAGCTGAAGGACATCGGGTTCTCCACCGCCATCGGCATCGGCGGCGACCCGGTCATCGGCACCACGCACATCGACGCGCTCGCCGCGTTCGAGGCCGACCCCGACACCAAGGCGATCGTCATGATCGGCGAGATCGGCGGCGACGCCGAGGAGCGCGCGGCCGAATACATCAAGGCGCACGTCACCAAGCCGGTCGTCGGCTACGTGGCGGGCTTCACCGCCCCCGAGGGCAAGACCATGGGCCACGCCGGCGCCATCGTCTCGGGCTCGGCGGGCACCGCGCAGGCCAAGAAGGAGGCCCTCGAGGCCGCCGGCGTCAAGGTCGGCAAGACGCCGTCCGAGACCGCGGAGCTGATGCGCGCCATCGTGGAAGCGCTGTAG
- a CDS encoding ArsR/SmtB family transcription factor codes for MSLPVTIEKNACCVPRVTSSLTHEDAERVARVFKAMGDPTRIMLLSLIAASEGGEACICDLTEPVGLSQATVSHHMKLLADAGLVVREQRGKWAYFALDDGALNAAADAIRSA; via the coding sequence GTGAGCCTGCCCGTGACCATCGAGAAGAACGCCTGCTGCGTGCCGCGCGTGACCTCGTCTCTCACTCATGAGGATGCCGAGCGCGTCGCCCGCGTGTTCAAGGCGATGGGAGACCCCACCCGCATCATGCTGCTCTCGCTCATCGCCGCAAGCGAGGGCGGTGAGGCGTGCATCTGCGACCTCACCGAGCCGGTGGGCCTCTCGCAGGCGACGGTGTCGCATCACATGAAGCTGCTGGCTGATGCCGGCCTGGTGGTTCGCGAGCAGCGCGGCAAGTGGGCGTATTTCGCCCTCGACGACGGAGCGCTGAACGCCGCCGCCGACGCCATCCGCTCCGCATGA
- the sucC gene encoding ADP-forming succinate--CoA ligase subunit beta: MDLYEYQARDLFESYGVPVLAGIVADTPEEVKAAAEKLGGVVVVKAQVKTGGRGKTGGVKVAKNPDEAYEAAKAILGLDIKGHVVKRVMVAAGARIADEYYFSVLLDRANRSYLSLCSVEGGMEIEQLAVEKPEALARIEVDPLVGINKTKAIEIAKAANFPDELVSKVADVFVKLYEVYKGEDATLVEVNPLVRTEDGDIIALDGKVTLDDNGSEVRHPDHEKLEDKAATDPLEAKAKESGLNYVKLDGQVGIIGNGAGLVMSTLDVVAYAGENHGGVKPANFLDIGGGANAQVMASGLDVILGDEQVKSVFVNVFGGITSCVAVAEGIVKALEILGDAATKPLVVRLDGNQVEEGRAILAEANHPLVTLAAGMDEGADKAAELANA; this comes from the coding sequence GTGGATCTCTACGAGTACCAGGCACGAGACCTTTTCGAATCGTACGGAGTGCCGGTTCTCGCCGGCATCGTCGCCGACACCCCTGAGGAGGTGAAGGCAGCGGCTGAGAAGCTCGGCGGCGTGGTCGTCGTCAAGGCGCAGGTCAAGACCGGCGGCCGGGGCAAGACCGGCGGCGTCAAGGTCGCCAAGAACCCCGACGAGGCGTACGAGGCCGCCAAGGCCATCCTCGGCCTGGACATCAAGGGCCACGTCGTCAAGCGCGTCATGGTCGCCGCGGGCGCCCGCATCGCCGACGAGTACTACTTCTCGGTGCTGCTCGACCGCGCCAACCGCTCGTACCTGAGCCTGTGCTCGGTCGAGGGCGGCATGGAGATCGAGCAGCTCGCCGTCGAGAAGCCCGAGGCGCTCGCCCGCATCGAGGTCGACCCGCTGGTCGGCATCAACAAGACCAAGGCGATCGAGATCGCCAAGGCCGCGAACTTCCCCGACGAGCTCGTCTCGAAGGTCGCCGACGTCTTCGTCAAGCTGTACGAGGTATACAAGGGCGAGGACGCCACCCTCGTCGAGGTCAACCCGCTGGTGCGCACCGAGGACGGCGACATCATCGCCCTCGACGGCAAGGTCACCCTGGACGACAACGGCTCCGAGGTGCGCCACCCCGACCACGAGAAGCTCGAGGACAAGGCCGCCACCGACCCGCTCGAGGCGAAGGCCAAGGAGTCCGGCCTGAACTACGTCAAGCTCGACGGTCAGGTCGGCATCATCGGCAACGGCGCGGGCCTGGTCATGTCGACCCTCGACGTCGTCGCCTACGCCGGCGAGAACCACGGCGGCGTGAAGCCCGCCAACTTCCTCGACATCGGTGGCGGCGCGAACGCGCAGGTCATGGCCAGCGGTCTCGACGTCATCCTGGGCGACGAGCAGGTCAAGAGCGTGTTCGTCAACGTCTTCGGCGGCATCACGTCCTGCGTGGCCGTGGCCGAGGGCATCGTGAAGGCACTGGAGATCCTCGGCGACGCCGCCACCAAGCCGCTGGTCGTGCGCCTGGACGGCAACCAGGTCGAAGAGGGCCGCGCGATCCTCGCCGAGGCGAACCACCCGCTGGTCACCCTGGCCGCAGGCATGGACGAGGGCGCCGACAAGGCCGCCGAGCTGGCGAACGCCTGA
- a CDS encoding NCS2 family permease: protein MTTAPARPDTDSGTEPRNALDRYFEITKRGSSFGAEIRGGLVTFVTMAYIVILNPIILSGKPDVAGNMLDFNAVGAATALTAGVMTILFGLVSRLPFGFAAGLGINAFVAFSVVGQVTWPEAMALVIINGALIVLLAATGLRKAIFDAVPFQLKIAITVGIGLFIAFIGFVNSGFVTATGTSSPPVGLGVNGSVATVPTLLFVLTLIVTGILVALRVKGGMLIGLVAGTVVAVIVEAVWKIGPRTFDDAGNVVNPGGWGLTVPALQGSPVSLPDLSLVGQVDFAFDFGKVGAVALVMIVFTLLFTNFFDAMGTMTGLAKEADLADEKGDFPRIKSALIVEGVGAIAGGATSSSSSTVFIESGAGIGEGARTGFANIVTGVVFLIAMFLTPLTSIVPTEIAAAALIIVGAMMMAQIRHIDFADFRVLLPVFLTVTVMPLTYSIANGIGAGFVSWVIIHALSGQAKRISPLLWVVGAGFLIFFARGPIEMLFGTGL, encoded by the coding sequence ATGACAACTGCCCCTGCCCGCCCTGACACCGACTCCGGAACCGAGCCGCGCAACGCACTCGACCGCTACTTCGAGATCACGAAGCGAGGATCGAGCTTCGGCGCCGAGATCCGCGGTGGGCTCGTCACGTTCGTGACGATGGCCTACATCGTGATCCTCAACCCGATCATCCTCTCGGGCAAGCCCGACGTCGCCGGGAACATGCTCGACTTCAACGCGGTCGGTGCTGCCACCGCGCTGACCGCGGGTGTGATGACCATCCTGTTCGGTCTGGTCAGCCGCCTGCCCTTCGGCTTCGCCGCGGGTCTGGGCATCAACGCGTTCGTCGCGTTCAGCGTCGTCGGCCAGGTGACCTGGCCCGAGGCGATGGCGCTGGTCATCATCAACGGTGCGCTGATCGTGCTGCTGGCCGCCACCGGGCTGCGGAAGGCGATCTTCGACGCCGTTCCGTTCCAGCTCAAGATCGCGATCACCGTGGGCATCGGCCTGTTCATCGCATTCATCGGCTTCGTCAACTCCGGGTTCGTGACCGCGACCGGCACGTCGTCGCCGCCGGTCGGCCTGGGCGTCAACGGCTCGGTCGCCACCGTGCCGACGCTGCTGTTCGTGCTCACGCTGATCGTCACCGGCATCCTCGTCGCGCTGCGCGTGAAGGGCGGCATGCTCATCGGCCTGGTCGCCGGCACCGTGGTCGCCGTGATCGTGGAGGCCGTCTGGAAGATCGGCCCTCGCACGTTCGACGACGCCGGCAACGTGGTCAACCCTGGCGGCTGGGGCCTGACCGTCCCCGCCCTGCAGGGTTCGCCGGTGAGCCTGCCCGATCTCAGCCTGGTCGGCCAGGTCGACTTCGCGTTCGACTTCGGCAAGGTCGGCGCGGTCGCCCTGGTGATGATCGTCTTCACACTGCTGTTCACGAACTTCTTCGACGCCATGGGCACCATGACGGGCCTGGCGAAGGAGGCCGACCTGGCTGACGAGAAGGGCGACTTCCCGCGCATCAAGTCGGCGCTGATCGTCGAGGGCGTCGGCGCCATCGCCGGTGGTGCGACCTCGTCGTCGTCGAGCACCGTGTTCATCGAGTCGGGCGCCGGCATCGGCGAGGGCGCGCGCACGGGCTTCGCGAACATCGTCACCGGTGTGGTGTTCCTCATCGCGATGTTCCTCACCCCGCTGACCTCGATCGTCCCGACCGAGATCGCCGCGGCCGCCCTCATCATCGTGGGTGCCATGATGATGGCGCAGATCCGGCACATCGACTTCGCGGACTTCCGCGTGCTGCTGCCGGTCTTCCTGACGGTCACCGTCATGCCGCTGACGTACTCGATCGCGAACGGCATCGGTGCGGGCTTCGTGAGCTGGGTCATCATCCACGCGCTCTCGGGCCAGGCCAAGCGCATCAGCCCGCTGCTGTGGGTGGTCGGCGCCGGCTTCCTCATCTTCTTCGCCCGCGGGCCGATCGAGATGCTCTTCGGCACCGGTCTCTGA
- a CDS encoding VOC family protein translates to MKITSFYPVVMVDDVTEASRFYREELAFETTFETGWYVSLRNDGGELAILDRTHETIPEGFGEPVRGLLLNIEVTDAAAMHARLVGERRLPERLTLRDEDFGQRHFIIEAPGGVLVDVIEPIDPSPEFAAAYATA, encoded by the coding sequence ATGAAGATCACGAGCTTCTACCCGGTGGTGATGGTCGACGACGTCACCGAGGCCTCCCGGTTCTACCGGGAGGAACTGGCATTCGAGACGACCTTCGAAACCGGCTGGTACGTGAGCCTGCGCAACGACGGCGGCGAACTCGCCATCCTCGACCGCACGCACGAGACGATCCCCGAGGGTTTCGGCGAGCCCGTGCGTGGACTGCTGCTCAACATCGAGGTGACGGATGCCGCGGCCATGCACGCGCGGCTGGTGGGGGAGCGCCGCCTTCCGGAACGGCTGACGCTGCGCGACGAGGACTTCGGGCAGCGGCACTTCATCATCGAGGCGCCCGGCGGCGTGCTGGTCGATGTGATCGAGCCCATCGACCCGTCGCCGGAGTTCGCCGCCGCCTACGCCACGGCCTGA
- a CDS encoding phytoene desaturase family protein, with amino-acid sequence MARATVIGSGPNGLAAAVSLARAGYEVEVLEAAGTVGGGVRTEPGPLPGFVADVCSAVHPAVLASPFFQAFGIAERVDWIVPEISYAHPLDGGRAAIAWRDIERTADALGADAHAWLALLRPLARRIDGVVDFTGNALLRMPDDPITAVRYGLRMLEQGTPFSRLTLRTEAGAALLSGVMAHANTPLPSLSAAAAGLLLAAHGHAGGWAYPRGGAQRIADVLVADLQAHGGSIRTDEQVRDLASVDWGDPRRGDLLLLNTSPRLALSHPGIPAGYARALRAYRYGAAAAKVDFALDGPVPWANPEVALSPTVHLGGTRDEVHASENAVARGRVSERPYVLAVQPSVLDASRAPEGHSVLWSYIHVPPDSDLDATELITRQVERFAPGFRDRVLASRAVPASAREMINPAEIGGDVFGGAFTIQQAVRRPVASRAPWRTPMPGVYLASAATPPGPGVSGMSGWHAVRTALADAGLPHGLGDLFP; translated from the coding sequence ATGGCTCGGGCGACGGTGATCGGCAGCGGCCCGAACGGGCTCGCCGCGGCCGTCTCGCTCGCGCGCGCCGGGTACGAGGTCGAGGTGCTCGAGGCGGCCGGCACGGTCGGCGGCGGAGTGCGCACCGAGCCGGGCCCGCTGCCCGGGTTCGTGGCCGACGTGTGCTCGGCCGTGCATCCCGCGGTGCTGGCGTCGCCGTTCTTCCAGGCCTTCGGCATCGCCGAGCGGGTGGACTGGATCGTTCCCGAGATCTCGTACGCGCATCCGCTCGACGGCGGCCGTGCCGCGATCGCCTGGCGCGACATCGAGCGCACCGCGGATGCCCTGGGCGCCGATGCGCACGCCTGGCTGGCGCTGCTGCGCCCGCTGGCACGGCGCATCGACGGGGTCGTCGACTTCACCGGCAACGCGCTGCTGCGGATGCCGGACGACCCGATCACGGCAGTCCGGTACGGATTGCGGATGCTGGAGCAGGGCACCCCGTTCTCACGCCTCACGCTGCGCACCGAGGCGGGCGCCGCACTCCTGTCGGGCGTGATGGCGCACGCGAACACCCCGCTCCCCTCGCTCAGCGCCGCTGCGGCGGGGCTGCTGCTGGCCGCACACGGGCATGCCGGCGGGTGGGCGTATCCGCGCGGTGGGGCGCAGCGCATCGCCGACGTGCTGGTCGCGGACCTTCAGGCCCATGGCGGCAGCATCCGCACCGATGAGCAGGTCCGCGACCTGGCGAGTGTCGACTGGGGCGACCCGCGACGGGGCGATCTGCTGCTGCTGAACACCTCGCCGCGACTGGCGCTCAGCCATCCCGGCATCCCTGCGGGCTATGCGCGGGCGCTGCGCGCCTATCGGTACGGCGCGGCGGCCGCGAAGGTCGACTTCGCGCTCGACGGACCGGTGCCGTGGGCGAATCCCGAGGTGGCACTGTCGCCGACCGTGCACCTGGGCGGCACCCGCGACGAGGTGCATGCGAGCGAGAATGCGGTCGCACGCGGCAGGGTCAGCGAGCGTCCGTACGTGCTGGCGGTGCAGCCCTCGGTCCTCGACGCCTCCCGCGCGCCGGAGGGCCACAGCGTGCTGTGGTCGTACATCCACGTGCCGCCGGATTCCGATCTGGATGCCACCGAGCTCATCACCCGTCAGGTCGAGCGCTTCGCCCCCGGGTTCCGCGATCGCGTGCTGGCCAGCCGCGCGGTTCCCGCCTCGGCCCGCGAGATGATCAACCCCGCCGAGATCGGCGGCGACGTGTTCGGCGGGGCGTTCACGATCCAGCAGGCGGTACGCCGGCCCGTGGCCAGCCGTGCCCCGTGGCGCACACCGATGCCGGGCGTGTACCTGGCATCGGCCGCCACCCCGCCCGGCCCCGGCGTCTCGGGCATGTCCGGCTGGCACGCCGTCCGCACCGCTCTCGCCGACGCCGGCCTGCCCCACGGGCTCGGCGACCTGTTCCCCTGA